In the Aneurinibacillus soli genome, one interval contains:
- the thiC gene encoding phosphomethylpyrimidine synthase ThiC has translation MHEKGGRNMQEKNWEVKGFPNSRKIYVEGSRSDIRVPVREVALSPSQNGEEVVENAPVRIYDTSGPYTDEACEVNIREGIAKIRQNWIEERGDVEEYEGRAVKPEDNGLRLGEALENHEVFPGLIRKPLRAKQGQSVTQLHYARRGIITPEMEFVAIRENMEPEFVRQEIAAGRAIIPSNINHLETEPMIIGRNFHVKINANIGNSAVTSSIEEEVEKMTWAIRWGADTIMDLSTGKNIHATREWIVRNSPVPIGTVPIYQALEKVGGKAEELTWEIFRDTLIEQAEQGVDYFTIHAGVLLRYIPLTAKRVTGIVSRGGSIMAAWCLAHHQENFLYTHFEDICEIMKAYDVAFSLGDGLRPGSIADANDDAQFAELETLGELTKIAWKHDVQVIVEGPGHVPMHKIKENMDRQLEVCQEAPFYTLGPLTTDIAPGYDHITSAIGAAMIGWYGTAMLCYVTPKEHLGLPNKEDVRVGVVTYKLAAHAADLAKGHPGAQIRDDALSKARFEFRWRDQFNLSLDPERAIEYHDETLPAEGAKTAHFCSMCGPKFCSMRITQDIREYAKNNGLDTEEAVNQGMKEKADEFRVAGSQIYN, from the coding sequence ATGCACGAAAAAGGAGGAAGAAACATGCAAGAGAAAAATTGGGAAGTAAAAGGGTTTCCGAACAGCCGGAAGATATATGTAGAAGGGTCACGGTCAGATATTCGTGTACCCGTTCGTGAGGTTGCCTTGTCTCCATCCCAAAACGGGGAAGAGGTAGTTGAAAATGCACCGGTGCGCATTTATGACACGAGTGGTCCGTACACAGATGAAGCATGTGAGGTAAACATTCGAGAAGGAATTGCGAAAATCCGTCAGAACTGGATTGAAGAGCGTGGAGATGTTGAGGAATATGAAGGCAGAGCTGTAAAGCCGGAAGATAATGGTCTGCGTCTTGGAGAAGCATTGGAGAATCATGAGGTATTTCCTGGACTGATTCGGAAACCACTTCGTGCGAAACAAGGGCAAAGTGTCACGCAACTTCATTATGCACGTCGCGGCATCATCACACCTGAGATGGAGTTTGTTGCGATTCGTGAGAACATGGAGCCGGAATTTGTAAGACAAGAGATTGCAGCAGGACGTGCTATCATTCCGTCTAATATTAATCATCTAGAAACTGAGCCGATGATTATTGGACGTAATTTCCATGTGAAAATTAATGCCAATATCGGGAATTCAGCTGTTACCTCTTCGATTGAGGAAGAAGTAGAAAAAATGACATGGGCGATTCGCTGGGGTGCGGATACGATTATGGATCTTTCTACGGGGAAAAACATTCATGCCACACGTGAGTGGATCGTGCGTAATTCTCCCGTTCCGATTGGGACTGTTCCGATTTATCAGGCACTTGAGAAAGTTGGAGGAAAGGCTGAAGAACTTACGTGGGAGATTTTCCGCGATACATTAATTGAACAAGCAGAGCAAGGGGTGGATTACTTTACAATCCATGCTGGAGTACTCCTTCGCTATATTCCTCTTACCGCGAAACGGGTAACGGGTATCGTGTCGCGTGGTGGTTCCATTATGGCGGCCTGGTGTCTGGCTCATCATCAGGAAAATTTCTTATATACACATTTTGAGGACATTTGCGAAATCATGAAAGCGTATGATGTTGCCTTCTCGCTTGGAGATGGATTGCGCCCGGGAAGCATTGCCGATGCGAATGATGATGCGCAGTTTGCTGAATTGGAAACACTCGGGGAATTAACGAAGATTGCCTGGAAGCATGACGTACAGGTGATCGTAGAAGGACCGGGACATGTACCAATGCATAAGATTAAAGAAAACATGGATCGGCAACTAGAAGTGTGTCAGGAAGCGCCATTTTATACATTAGGTCCACTGACAACTGATATTGCACCAGGATACGATCATATTACATCAGCTATTGGAGCCGCTATGATTGGGTGGTATGGAACAGCTATGCTATGTTATGTGACACCGAAAGAACATCTTGGCTTGCCAAATAAAGAAGATGTCCGAGTAGGGGTTGTTACGTATAAGCTAGCTGCGCATGCTGCTGACCTAGCCAAAGGACATCCAGGTGCCCAGATCCGCGATGATGCTCTCTCTAAAGCGCGTTTTGAATTCCGCTGGAGAGATCAATTTAACCTCTCACTTGATCCGGAACGTGCGATCGAATATCATGATGAAACACTCCCGGCAGAGGGAGCGAAAACAGCCCATTTTTGCTCGATGTGTGGACCGAAATTTTGCAGTATGCGTATTACACAGGATATTCGTGAATACGCGAAGAACAATGGGTTGGATACAGAAGAAGCAGTGAATCAGGGAATGAAAGAAAAAGCGGATGAATTCCGTGTAGCAGGAAGCCAAATTTATAATTGA
- the rbsB gene encoding ribose ABC transporter substrate-binding protein RbsB — MKRLFKGMAAGMLGISLLAGCTTQAPGTSNNKSAQGGKTGEVTVGLAVSTQNNPFFVSLKEGAEKAATANGMKLVTVDAQDDPAKQISGIEDLIQRKVNVILVNPTDSAAIVSAIKSANNANIPVITVDRSAEGGKVVSHVASDNVEGGRMAAKYLLDKIGKKGNVVELEGIAGSSAARERGQGFHEIIDKEAGVKVVAKQPADFDRAKGLSVMENILQGNKNVKAVFAHNDEMALGAIQAIQAAGLKDVVVVGFDATADAVKAVQDGRMSATIAQKPELIGKQAVEAAKKVVNGEKVPASIPVKLELITKK; from the coding sequence ATGAAACGACTTTTTAAAGGAATGGCAGCCGGAATGCTTGGCATCTCTCTGTTAGCAGGCTGCACGACGCAGGCTCCAGGCACGAGCAATAATAAGAGTGCGCAAGGTGGCAAGACAGGAGAAGTAACGGTCGGTCTGGCTGTCTCTACGCAAAACAATCCATTTTTCGTCAGCTTAAAAGAAGGAGCAGAGAAAGCAGCGACCGCTAACGGGATGAAACTGGTGACAGTAGATGCACAGGATGATCCGGCGAAGCAAATCTCCGGCATTGAGGATTTGATTCAGCGTAAGGTCAATGTTATTCTGGTAAATCCGACGGACTCTGCCGCGATTGTGTCTGCGATTAAGTCTGCCAATAATGCCAATATCCCGGTTATTACGGTTGACCGTAGTGCAGAAGGGGGCAAGGTTGTCTCTCATGTAGCGTCTGATAACGTAGAGGGTGGCCGTATGGCAGCCAAATATTTGCTAGATAAAATCGGCAAGAAGGGCAATGTGGTTGAACTTGAAGGCATTGCTGGGTCCTCGGCAGCTCGTGAGCGTGGCCAAGGATTCCATGAAATTATCGATAAAGAAGCGGGCGTAAAAGTTGTAGCGAAGCAGCCGGCTGATTTTGACCGCGCCAAAGGATTGAGCGTAATGGAGAACATTCTTCAGGGTAACAAAAATGTCAAAGCCGTATTTGCTCATAATGATGAAATGGCGCTCGGAGCCATTCAGGCGATCCAGGCAGCAGGCTTAAAAGATGTGGTCGTTGTCGGATTTGATGCTACTGCTGACGCTGTAAAAGCAGTACAAGATGGCCGAATGAGCGCCACAATTGCCCAGAAGCCAGAACTAATTGGAAAACAGGCGGTAGAAGCTGCGAAAAAAGTAGTAAATGGAGAGAAAGTTCCAGCGAGCATCCCAGTTAAGCTTGAGTTGATTACGAAAAAATAG
- the rbsC gene encoding ribose ABC transporter permease, whose protein sequence is MGTTKTFSTSIQRLGSLVGLLVIIVILSIMSPDFLTENNILNVMRQVSVNALIAFGMTFVILTGGIDLSVGAVLALSGAFTASTMTNGMSPVLAILCGLAAGTVMGAANGLLITKGKVAPFIATLATMTIFRGLALVYTDGRPITGFNSDLFTMLGAGYFSYIPVPVIWMVITFILLYFILRRTAFGRRVYAIGGNEEASLLSGIKVDRVKIYIYALTGFLSALAGIILTSRLNSAQPNAGMGYELDAIAAVVLGGTSLSGGRGWIFGTLIGAMIIGVLNNGLNLLEVSSFYQQVVKGAVILLAVLLDRKKAA, encoded by the coding sequence ATGGGAACTACCAAAACATTTTCTACGAGTATACAGCGGCTTGGTTCGCTGGTTGGGCTTCTTGTAATTATTGTGATTTTGTCGATTATGAGCCCGGATTTTTTGACTGAAAATAATATTCTAAACGTAATGCGCCAGGTGTCTGTTAACGCGCTTATTGCATTCGGGATGACGTTCGTCATTCTAACTGGCGGCATTGACCTGTCTGTCGGCGCGGTGCTCGCACTTTCCGGTGCCTTTACGGCTAGTACGATGACGAATGGTATGAGCCCAGTGCTTGCGATCTTGTGTGGTCTTGCGGCGGGTACGGTAATGGGAGCAGCCAACGGTTTGTTGATTACAAAAGGAAAAGTTGCGCCATTCATTGCGACACTGGCTACGATGACGATTTTCCGTGGGCTGGCACTTGTATATACGGACGGGCGTCCAATTACCGGATTTAATAGCGACCTGTTTACGATGCTGGGTGCAGGTTATTTTTCTTACATTCCCGTTCCAGTTATTTGGATGGTAATTACCTTCATTCTTCTGTATTTTATTCTCCGCAGGACAGCATTTGGTCGCCGAGTATATGCCATTGGAGGGAATGAGGAAGCATCTCTTCTGTCTGGCATCAAGGTAGATCGTGTCAAAATATACATTTATGCGCTGACGGGTTTTTTGTCGGCGCTGGCCGGGATTATTCTCACCTCCCGTCTGAACTCCGCACAGCCGAATGCCGGAATGGGCTACGAGCTGGATGCAATCGCCGCTGTTGTGCTTGGTGGGACAAGCCTGTCAGGTGGGCGCGGCTGGATTTTTGGTACATTGATCGGTGCCATGATTATCGGGGTGCTGAACAACGGCCTGAACTTACTGGAAGTCTCCTCTTTCTACCAGCAGGTAGTCAAAGGGGCTGTTATTCTGCTGGCGGTGCTTCTTGACCGTAAAAAAGCAGCCTAA
- a CDS encoding sugar ABC transporter ATP-binding protein encodes MDQVIEMTDISKSFGAVHVLKDVSFSLDKGEIHALMGENGAGKSTLMKILTGIYPKDSGVIRVRGEEVEFSGPKDAEEKGIAVIHQELNIIPQLTVMENMFLGRDLTGAFGVLRTKEMKARTKEYLGRLGVQIDPDTEAGTLSIGQQQMIEIARALSLNAEVLIMDEPTAALTEREIEALFSVIRDLRAQGVGVVYISHRMEEIFALCDRISVLRDGTFVGTEIIKDTTLDRIVQMMVGRELGERFPERSVKPGEERLRVENLSDGGILRDISFAVRQGEILGVAGLMGAGRTEIMRTLFGMVPKKSGRIVLDGQEITIRKPEDAIRHGIAFVTEDRKAQGLVLELSVRENIALPNLPVLSHNGLMATGKEKQLVRDMIGRLNIKTRDSEQRVKSLSGGNQQKVVIGKWLGIQPKILILDEPTRGVDIGAKKEIYHIMNQLTAEGVTIIMISSELPEILGMSDRILVMHEGKLTAVMDARGATQEAIMHAATGGK; translated from the coding sequence ATGGATCAAGTAATTGAAATGACGGACATCAGCAAATCGTTCGGAGCTGTGCATGTACTCAAAGATGTTTCCTTCTCGCTCGACAAAGGTGAAATTCACGCGCTAATGGGTGAGAATGGGGCCGGAAAATCAACGTTAATGAAAATTTTGACCGGCATTTATCCGAAAGATTCAGGCGTGATCCGAGTGCGTGGAGAGGAAGTGGAGTTCAGTGGACCGAAGGACGCGGAGGAAAAGGGGATCGCGGTCATTCACCAGGAGCTTAACATTATTCCACAGCTAACCGTAATGGAGAATATGTTTCTCGGGCGAGATTTGACAGGGGCTTTTGGTGTGCTGCGCACAAAAGAAATGAAGGCCAGAACAAAAGAGTATTTAGGTCGGCTCGGGGTTCAGATTGATCCGGATACAGAGGCGGGGACGCTCTCCATTGGGCAGCAGCAGATGATCGAGATTGCGCGTGCGCTATCGTTGAATGCGGAAGTGTTGATTATGGATGAGCCGACAGCGGCCCTGACGGAGCGGGAAATTGAGGCGTTGTTCAGTGTAATTCGTGACCTGCGTGCTCAGGGTGTCGGCGTGGTATACATCTCGCATCGGATGGAGGAGATTTTTGCTCTTTGTGACCGTATCTCGGTTTTGCGTGATGGTACGTTTGTCGGAACGGAGATTATTAAAGATACGACGCTTGATCGCATCGTACAGATGATGGTTGGCCGAGAGCTCGGGGAACGCTTCCCGGAACGATCCGTCAAGCCGGGGGAAGAACGGCTTCGTGTCGAGAATTTGAGCGATGGCGGTATCCTGCGTGATATTAGCTTTGCCGTACGCCAGGGTGAAATTCTAGGTGTCGCAGGGCTTATGGGAGCAGGGCGGACAGAAATTATGCGAACCTTATTCGGTATGGTGCCAAAGAAGAGCGGTCGAATTGTACTCGATGGGCAAGAGATTACGATTCGCAAACCGGAAGATGCGATTCGTCACGGGATTGCGTTCGTTACGGAAGATCGCAAAGCACAGGGACTTGTGCTCGAATTGTCGGTACGTGAAAATATTGCTCTGCCCAATCTGCCTGTCTTATCTCACAATGGCTTGATGGCGACCGGGAAAGAAAAGCAACTTGTACGTGATATGATCGGACGTCTGAACATCAAAACAAGGGATTCAGAACAGCGTGTCAAATCACTGTCGGGTGGCAATCAGCAAAAAGTCGTCATCGGTAAGTGGCTTGGCATCCAGCCGAAAATTCTCATTCTAGACGAGCCGACACGAGGCGTTGATATCGGGGCCAAAAAAGAAATTTATCACATTATGAATCAACTAACAGCGGAAGGCGTCACGATTATCATGATCTCATCTGAGTTGCCCGAGATTCTCGGCATGAGCGATCGGATTTTGGTCATGCATGAAGGAAAGCTGACTGCTGTGATGGATGCCCGTGGTGCAACGCAGGAAGCGATTATGCACGCGGCGACCGGAGGGAAGTAA
- the rbsD gene encoding D-ribose pyranase has translation MKKHGTLNSEITAVLARLGHTDTIVIADCGLPIPDGVTRIDLALKRGLPSFLETLEVVLTDMQTERVVLASEITEHNPIVKEKTLSLLNGTEVSYMEHEQFKELTQQAKAIIRTGEATPYANIILQAGVIF, from the coding sequence ATGAAAAAACATGGCACATTAAACAGTGAGATTACTGCCGTGCTTGCCCGTCTTGGTCATACGGACACGATTGTGATCGCAGATTGCGGGTTGCCGATCCCGGATGGCGTGACACGGATTGACCTGGCATTGAAACGGGGCTTGCCGTCATTCTTGGAGACACTTGAAGTGGTACTTACCGATATGCAAACAGAGCGTGTTGTGCTTGCTTCTGAGATCACAGAGCACAATCCCATCGTGAAAGAAAAGACATTGTCGCTTTTGAATGGGACAGAGGTTTCATATATGGAGCATGAGCAGTTCAAGGAACTCACTCAACAGGCGAAGGCGATCATTCGAACGGGAGAGGCAACACCGTACGCCAATATTATTTTGCAGGCGGGTGTTATTTTTTAA
- the rbsK gene encoding ribokinase translates to MKQPRITVIGSINMDLVTETPRVPAIGETVLGTGFSTLPGGKGANQAVACARLGAHVTMVGCVGNDGFGAELVQRLQEENVNVDYVEPITHTATGIASIVVENGDNSIIVVPGANHAVTPEKVRQAEAAIKQADVVLLQLEIPLAAVAEAIQIAGKYGVPVVLNPAPATALPAELLAGVAVVTPNEYELAMMLGRTPEQADDFREMMQVYSGSIMMTKGGDGAYYKQKGSNVVHQPGFQVNVVDTTGAGDTCNAALAVMMGRGADMDEAIRYAVAASALSVTKFGAQGGMPTQEEVEQFLGQMKE, encoded by the coding sequence GTGAAACAACCACGTATTACAGTCATTGGAAGCATCAATATGGACCTGGTGACGGAAACACCGCGCGTTCCGGCTATTGGAGAAACCGTGCTCGGAACGGGCTTCTCCACGCTTCCTGGTGGGAAGGGAGCCAATCAAGCGGTAGCATGTGCCCGGCTTGGTGCACATGTCACCATGGTCGGCTGTGTCGGAAACGACGGATTCGGAGCAGAACTCGTTCAACGTTTGCAGGAAGAAAACGTAAATGTCGACTATGTGGAACCGATTACACACACAGCGACTGGCATCGCTTCTATCGTGGTAGAGAATGGAGACAATTCAATTATTGTAGTGCCGGGTGCCAATCATGCAGTAACACCTGAAAAAGTCCGACAGGCAGAAGCTGCGATTAAGCAGGCAGATGTCGTGCTGCTGCAGCTCGAAATCCCGCTTGCTGCTGTAGCGGAAGCCATTCAGATCGCCGGTAAATATGGCGTACCCGTTGTGTTGAATCCGGCTCCAGCCACAGCACTTCCCGCTGAACTGCTAGCAGGGGTAGCGGTTGTAACGCCTAATGAATATGAATTGGCGATGATGCTCGGTCGTACCCCAGAGCAGGCAGATGATTTCCGCGAGATGATGCAGGTATATTCAGGTAGCATCATGATGACAAAAGGCGGAGATGGTGCATACTACAAGCAAAAAGGTAGCAATGTCGTTCACCAGCCGGGCTTTCAAGTTAATGTGGTCGATACAACGGGCGCTGGTGATACGTGCAACGCAGCGTTGGCTGTCATGATGGGTCGTGGAGCTGATATGGATGAGGCAATCAGGTATGCAGTTGCGGCGAGTGCCCTGTCAGTGACCAAATTCGGTGCACAGGGCGGCATGCCGACGCAGGAGGAAGTCGAGCAATTTTTAGGGCAGATGAAGGAGTAG
- a CDS encoding LacI family DNA-binding transcriptional regulator, translating to MATIKDVSKLAGVSVATVSRVLNRSGYVHTDTEQKVLHAIKALNYTPNFVARSLSNKKTSTIGLLVPDITNPFFPELARAVEDVMQLYGYTVILCNSDESASKEKHYIDVLKQKYIDGMIVASNALSVEDVREFDMPVVVVDRLIEGDTIPTVMSDNRKGAQMATEFLLGQGCRKIAHIRGPEHLLNAEERCQGYLDVVQDIDWFDRSLIVSGKYEMKRAMEATLELLRTHPDVDGIFAGNDMMAIGAMRAVQVLGRTIPYEIEIVGYDGIALSEIVFPELTTIAQPIYDMGALAARMLIKQIEKQPLDSLHYCLDVQMVERGTTRKG from the coding sequence ATGGCGACGATTAAGGACGTATCGAAGCTCGCAGGTGTATCGGTAGCGACAGTCTCCCGTGTATTAAACCGAAGCGGATATGTACATACGGATACGGAACAAAAGGTGCTACACGCAATCAAGGCGCTGAATTATACACCGAATTTCGTAGCACGTAGCCTGTCCAACAAAAAGACGAGCACGATCGGCCTGCTGGTGCCTGATATTACGAACCCGTTCTTTCCTGAACTTGCACGTGCGGTGGAAGATGTCATGCAGTTGTATGGCTATACCGTTATTTTATGCAATTCGGATGAAAGTGCTTCGAAAGAGAAACACTATATTGACGTTCTAAAGCAAAAATACATCGATGGAATGATTGTAGCCTCGAATGCCTTATCTGTAGAAGATGTTCGGGAATTTGACATGCCGGTTGTCGTGGTAGACCGATTGATTGAAGGAGATACGATTCCGACTGTCATGTCAGATAACCGAAAAGGGGCGCAGATGGCGACTGAGTTTTTACTCGGCCAGGGCTGTCGAAAAATTGCTCATATCCGGGGACCGGAGCATCTCCTGAACGCGGAAGAACGGTGTCAGGGATATCTTGATGTTGTACAGGATATAGACTGGTTTGACAGAAGTCTGATTGTTTCGGGTAAGTATGAAATGAAACGGGCGATGGAAGCGACGCTTGAACTGCTTCGAACACATCCCGATGTGGATGGAATCTTTGCTGGAAATGATATGATGGCGATTGGTGCGATGCGAGCCGTGCAGGTACTGGGGCGGACGATTCCGTATGAGATCGAGATTGTCGGATATGACGGGATCGCACTCAGTGAGATTGTATTCCCGGAACTGACAACGATTGCCCAGCCGATCTATGATATGGGGGCATTGGCGGCTCGTATGCTGATTAAGCAGATTGAAAAACAGCCGCTTGATTCACTTCATTACTGTCTCGATGTTCAGATGGTGGAACGGGGTACAACAAGGAAGGGGTAG
- a CDS encoding Spo0E family sporulation regulatory protein-aspartic acid phosphatase — METEHNLPDKIEELKHVLVLTATKHDFDFQNPRVLHLSRKLDTLILKSMRETYSS; from the coding sequence ATGGAAACTGAACACAACTTGCCGGATAAAATCGAAGAACTGAAACATGTTCTTGTTTTAACAGCAACCAAACATGATTTTGATTTCCAAAATCCACGTGTACTCCATCTAAGTCGAAAACTGGACACTCTTATTCTGAAATCGATGAGAGAAACCTATTCTTCATAA
- the asd gene encoding archaetidylserine decarboxylase (Phosphatidylserine decarboxylase is synthesized as a single chain precursor. Generation of the pyruvoyl active site from a Ser is coupled to cleavage of a Gly-Ser bond between the larger (beta) and smaller (alpha chains). It is an integral membrane protein.): MKGPYTNVIDSLAKHIMTALPQNAISRAVGSLARSPFSRYVIKPYISLFNVNVEEIEKPLSDYPHLTAFFTRQLKSGARPICPDANALVSPVDGRVAQFGTITDGTLIQAKGINYTVEQLLGCTPEQAERYEGGVFLTIYLSPRDYHRIHMPLAGKLTHATYLPGRLFPVNRIGVHHVPGLFTKNERLITYADTPAGEMALVKVGAFVVGSVQVPYGNHTTNVRNGRAYSMELSELPYEKGQEVGLFEFGSTVVLLFEKDRITFNNRIQPDAYLQYGERIGVFR, encoded by the coding sequence ATGAAAGGACCATATACAAACGTGATAGATTCGCTAGCCAAACATATCATGACCGCGCTACCGCAAAACGCTATTTCTCGTGCGGTTGGCAGCCTGGCTCGTTCGCCGTTTAGTCGATATGTAATAAAACCTTATATTTCACTTTTTAATGTCAATGTCGAGGAGATTGAAAAACCACTCTCTGATTATCCGCATCTGACCGCCTTCTTCACCCGCCAGCTGAAATCAGGGGCACGTCCGATCTGCCCGGATGCTAACGCACTGGTTAGCCCGGTTGACGGTCGTGTTGCCCAGTTTGGAACGATTACAGACGGCACGCTCATTCAAGCGAAGGGCATCAACTATACCGTAGAGCAGCTGCTTGGTTGTACGCCGGAGCAAGCTGAACGCTATGAGGGCGGTGTATTTCTTACAATTTATCTCAGCCCTCGCGATTATCACCGGATTCATATGCCACTTGCAGGTAAACTGACACACGCCACGTACTTGCCGGGCCGCTTGTTCCCTGTCAACCGTATCGGTGTCCATCATGTACCAGGTCTATTCACGAAAAATGAGCGTCTCATTACATATGCAGATACGCCAGCTGGTGAGATGGCCCTCGTAAAAGTTGGAGCGTTTGTTGTAGGAAGTGTGCAAGTTCCGTATGGCAATCATACAACGAATGTCCGAAACGGACGTGCCTACTCAATGGAGTTGTCAGAACTTCCTTATGAGAAAGGGCAGGAAGTCGGACTTTTTGAATTCGGCTCCACGGTTGTCCTGCTTTTTGAAAAAGACCGTATTACGTTTAACAATCGTATTCAGCCCGATGCCTATTTACAATACGGTGAACGCATCGGGGTATTCCGTTAA
- a CDS encoding CoA-binding protein, whose translation MTFMNPSADERRELLENAKTIAVVGLSNKPDRTSYMVSAAMQNNGYKIIPVNPTIEEALGEKAAASLTEVAVPVDIVNVFRRSEEVGPVIEEAIKLNPKAIWLQQGVYNEEAAQKAQEAGITVIMDQCIKVDHALLVRRK comes from the coding sequence ATGACATTTATGAATCCGTCCGCGGATGAACGCCGAGAACTACTTGAGAATGCGAAGACGATCGCGGTAGTCGGTCTGTCTAATAAACCGGATCGGACAAGTTATATGGTTTCTGCTGCGATGCAGAACAACGGGTACAAAATTATTCCGGTGAATCCGACGATTGAAGAAGCGCTCGGTGAGAAAGCCGCTGCATCACTTACGGAGGTTGCTGTGCCGGTGGATATCGTGAATGTATTCCGCCGCAGTGAAGAAGTAGGTCCTGTTATCGAAGAGGCAATCAAGCTGAACCCAAAAGCGATCTGGTTGCAGCAGGGTGTGTATAATGAAGAAGCGGCCCAGAAAGCGCAGGAAGCAGGCATTACGGTCATTATGGACCAGTGCATTAAAGTTGATCATGCTTTGCTTGTACGCCGCAAATAA
- a CDS encoding class I SAM-dependent methyltransferase translates to MEKLLFLYKFLRSPKSIGSITPSSRFLTRAMMQSIDWSHVRTIAELGPGTGVFTQYIADHKQPDCHVYVFEKDDSMRKRLEHLYPSFNFYESASNINAIPDIQNRGGLDCIISGLPFMNFPQDLRNHIMQGVEEALAPGGLFIAFQYSTQMRRQLDERLERRSIRFVPLNLPPAFVYCYRKPLSSSQHQVQQKLSGL, encoded by the coding sequence ATGGAGAAATTACTTTTCCTGTACAAGTTTTTGCGTTCACCCAAAAGCATAGGAAGCATCACCCCCAGCTCTCGTTTTCTCACCCGCGCTATGATGCAGTCGATTGATTGGTCCCATGTTCGCACGATTGCAGAGCTTGGCCCTGGAACAGGTGTGTTTACCCAGTATATCGCTGACCATAAGCAGCCTGACTGCCATGTATATGTATTTGAAAAAGATGATAGCATGCGCAAGCGACTTGAACATCTCTACCCATCGTTCAACTTCTATGAAAGCGCGTCGAACATTAATGCAATCCCAGACATTCAGAATCGAGGAGGTCTTGACTGTATTATCTCGGGCCTGCCGTTTATGAATTTCCCGCAAGACTTGCGTAACCATATTATGCAGGGAGTAGAAGAAGCTCTTGCTCCAGGTGGACTTTTTATCGCCTTTCAATATTCCACTCAGATGCGTCGCCAGCTTGATGAACGATTAGAAAGGCGATCAATCCGTTTTGTGCCATTGAATCTTCCACCTGCTTTCGTATACTGCTACCGCAAACCACTCTCCTCTTCGCAGCATCAGGTACAACAGAAGCTATCGGGTTTATAA
- the rplT gene encoding 50S ribosomal protein L20 — MPRVKGGNVARNRRKKVLKLAKGYFGSKHRLFKSANAQVMKSLLYAYRDRRQVKRDFRKLWITRINAAARINGLSYSRFMFGLKEAGIEVNRKMLADMAVNDKAAFAQLATTAKEKLNA, encoded by the coding sequence ATGCCAAGAGTTAAAGGTGGAAATGTTGCGCGCAATCGCCGCAAAAAAGTATTAAAGCTTGCTAAAGGTTATTTCGGTTCTAAACACCGTCTGTTTAAATCTGCTAACGCACAGGTTATGAAATCCCTGCTGTACGCATACCGTGACCGTCGTCAGGTAAAACGTGATTTCCGCAAACTGTGGATCACTCGTATTAATGCAGCAGCTCGTATCAATGGCCTGTCTTACAGCCGTTTCATGTTCGGTCTGAAAGAAGCAGGTATCGAAGTAAACCGCAAAATGCTTGCTGACATGGCTGTGAACGATAAAGCAGCTTTTGCTCAACTTGCTACTACTGCAAAAGAAAAACTGAACGCGTAA
- the rpmI gene encoding 50S ribosomal protein L35, which produces MPKMKTHRGAAKRFKKTGSGKLKRSHAYTSHILEKKSPKRKRNLRKGAVVSSGDQKRIASMLTYL; this is translated from the coding sequence ATGCCTAAAATGAAAACTCACCGTGGCGCTGCAAAGCGTTTCAAAAAAACTGGAAGCGGCAAACTGAAACGCTCCCATGCTTACACAAGCCATATCCTGGAGAAAAAATCTCCGAAGCGCAAACGTAACCTGCGTAAAGGCGCAGTTGTTTCTAGCGGCGATCAAAAACGTATTGCTTCTATGCTGACATATTTGTAA